The Hahella sp. HNIBRBA332 genome window below encodes:
- a CDS encoding chemotaxis protein CheA, producing MGFEADEEILQDFLVEAGEILEQLSEQLVELEQNPDDRDLLNAIFRGFHTVKGGAGFLQLDALVECCHVAENVFDLLRNGQLSVDSELMDVVLQTLDAVNEMFSQVKMREELTPAAPELMAALERLASGESASVAEEADEPAEEPVEEHEEEAPEEVEEPVASAEGDITDDEFENLLNALDDEDGGEKAEASESKDEGDEITEDEFEKLLDQLHGPGKFSGVKESKPAKTAPEPAPVPQEEAAEAVSVGDSDEITDDEFEALLDELHGKGKFDGAVSDGAEQKKAPAAEKKGKPAAKAEPEKPAKKVEKKEEAASGDSELITDDEFEKLLDELHGSGKGPSPTAGAKPAAAKPAEKAAAKKEPAKKEPVKKEPPKVVKPAPARAEPDEERRQPAASAAAAKDAQASIATETTVRVDTKRLDDIMNMVGELVLVRNRLKRLGEEFADENMSKAVSNLDVVTSDLQSAVMQTRMQPIKKVFGRFPRVVRDLARNLRKEVNLVLRGEDTDLDKNLVEALSDPLVHLVRNAVDHGIESPEAREQKGKPRVGRVVLAAEQEGDHILLSIEDDGAGMDPVVLRQKAVEKGIYDVDAAERLTDNEAYNLIFAPGFSTKTEISDVSGRGVGMDVVKTKITQLNGTIHIESELGRGSRIVIKVPLTLAIMPTLMVMLGDQAFAFPLVSVVEIFHLDLTQTNIVDGQECIVVRENVFPLFHIKRWLVKGAQFEPTEENGHVVIVSVGTKRVGFVVDQLVGQEEVVIKPLGKMLHGTPGMAGATITGDGRIALILDIPSMLGRYAKSSKVYGRPTFRKSQLVTDSDETEPAASAG from the coding sequence ATGGGGTTTGAAGCGGACGAAGAAATCCTGCAGGACTTTCTAGTCGAAGCGGGAGAAATTCTTGAACAGCTCTCAGAGCAGTTGGTGGAACTGGAGCAGAACCCGGACGACCGCGATCTGCTGAACGCCATTTTCCGTGGGTTCCACACCGTTAAAGGCGGCGCCGGTTTCCTTCAGTTGGACGCCCTGGTGGAATGCTGCCATGTGGCGGAAAACGTCTTCGACCTGTTGCGCAACGGTCAGCTCAGTGTCGACTCTGAATTGATGGATGTCGTGCTGCAGACGCTGGACGCCGTCAACGAAATGTTTTCCCAGGTGAAAATGAGGGAAGAGTTGACCCCCGCCGCACCCGAACTCATGGCCGCCCTGGAGCGACTGGCCAGCGGCGAATCCGCCTCCGTGGCGGAAGAGGCTGACGAGCCTGCCGAAGAACCCGTTGAAGAGCACGAAGAAGAAGCCCCTGAGGAAGTCGAAGAACCCGTGGCGTCGGCGGAAGGCGATATTACCGACGACGAATTCGAGAACCTGCTCAACGCCCTGGATGATGAAGACGGCGGCGAGAAAGCGGAGGCGTCTGAGTCGAAAGACGAAGGCGATGAAATCACCGAAGACGAGTTCGAGAAGCTGCTGGATCAACTGCATGGTCCCGGCAAGTTCAGCGGCGTCAAGGAAAGCAAACCCGCCAAGACCGCCCCTGAACCCGCTCCGGTTCCGCAAGAAGAAGCCGCTGAAGCTGTGTCCGTCGGCGATAGTGATGAAATCACTGATGATGAATTTGAAGCCTTGCTGGACGAGTTGCACGGCAAAGGCAAGTTTGACGGCGCTGTATCCGACGGGGCTGAGCAGAAGAAAGCCCCTGCCGCGGAGAAGAAAGGCAAGCCTGCGGCGAAAGCCGAGCCTGAAAAGCCTGCAAAGAAAGTAGAGAAAAAAGAGGAAGCCGCCTCTGGCGACTCCGAACTGATTACCGACGACGAATTCGAAAAACTGCTGGATGAGCTACATGGCTCCGGCAAGGGACCGAGTCCTACTGCGGGCGCCAAGCCTGCCGCCGCAAAACCGGCGGAAAAGGCGGCTGCGAAAAAAGAGCCCGCCAAAAAGGAGCCAGTCAAGAAAGAGCCGCCGAAAGTCGTCAAGCCTGCGCCAGCCCGCGCGGAGCCGGACGAGGAGCGACGTCAGCCTGCGGCGAGCGCCGCTGCTGCGAAAGACGCTCAGGCCAGCATCGCCACGGAAACCACGGTGCGGGTGGACACCAAGCGTCTCGACGACATCATGAACATGGTCGGCGAACTGGTGCTGGTGCGTAACCGTCTCAAACGTTTAGGCGAAGAGTTCGCCGATGAGAACATGAGTAAAGCCGTGTCCAATCTGGACGTGGTCACCAGCGACTTGCAGTCTGCGGTCATGCAGACGCGGATGCAGCCCATCAAGAAAGTATTTGGCCGTTTCCCCCGCGTGGTGAGGGACTTGGCCCGCAATCTGCGCAAAGAAGTCAATCTGGTGTTGCGTGGGGAAGACACAGACCTAGATAAAAACCTGGTCGAAGCGCTGTCCGACCCACTGGTCCACTTGGTGCGGAACGCGGTCGACCACGGTATTGAGTCCCCTGAGGCGCGCGAGCAAAAAGGCAAGCCGCGGGTCGGGCGTGTGGTGCTGGCGGCGGAGCAGGAAGGCGATCATATTCTGTTGTCCATTGAAGACGACGGCGCTGGCATGGATCCGGTAGTGCTGCGTCAAAAAGCGGTGGAAAAAGGCATTTACGACGTGGACGCCGCCGAGCGTCTCACCGACAACGAAGCTTATAACCTCATATTCGCGCCGGGGTTCTCCACCAAAACGGAGATATCCGATGTGTCCGGGCGCGGTGTCGGGATGGACGTGGTCAAAACCAAGATCACCCAGTTGAACGGCACCATCCATATCGAGTCGGAATTGGGGCGCGGTTCTCGTATCGTGATCAAAGTGCCGTTGACCCTCGCCATCATGCCGACCTTGATGGTGATGCTGGGGGATCAGGCATTCGCTTTCCCATTGGTGAGCGTGGTGGAAATATTCCACCTTGACCTGACCCAGACCAATATTGTCGATGGGCAGGAGTGTATCGTGGTGCGCGAGAATGTGTTTCCGCTGTTCCACATCAAACGCTGGCTGGTGAAGGGCGCGCAATTTGAGCCCACCGAAGAGAACGGTCATGTGGTGATTGTTTCCGTCGGCACCAAGCGCGTGGGCTTTGTGGTCGATCAACTGGTCGGTCAGGAAGAAGTGGTCATCAAACCCTTGGGTAAAATGCTGCACGGCACGCCGGGAATGGCCGGCGCCACCATCACGGGTGACGGGCGCATTGCGCTGATACTGGACATACCCAGCATGCTTGGACGCTACGCCAAGTCCAGCAAAGTATACGGTCGGCCGACGTTCAGGAAGAGTCAGTTGGTGACGGACTCGGATGAAACGGAGCCCGCGGCTTCCGCAGGCTGA
- a CDS encoding ParA family protein, whose protein sequence is MRIWTVANQKGGVGKTTTAVALGGILAQQGKRVLLLDLDPHGSLTSYFKYDPDSIRGSVYDLFMHEGKVPADLPRTLIRDTSHPNLKLLPASTAQATLERKMVGVEGMGLIISKSLAHLWDDFDYAFLDNTPVLGVLLINALAACQHILIPVQTEFLALKGLERMLHTLGMVMKSQKNPLSYTVIPTMFDRRTHASVQTFRTLRHQYGDVVWRYAIPVDTKFRDASRAGVIPSVYDAATHGVRGYEKLLHDLLEANVGFNPPSQAQAGGAA, encoded by the coding sequence GTGCGAATCTGGACCGTCGCGAATCAAAAAGGAGGCGTGGGTAAAACCACCACCGCCGTCGCCCTCGGCGGGATTCTGGCGCAACAAGGCAAGCGGGTGCTGTTGCTGGACTTGGATCCGCACGGCTCGCTGACGTCTTATTTCAAATATGATCCGGACAGTATCCGCGGCAGCGTATACGACTTATTCATGCATGAGGGCAAAGTGCCGGCGGATCTACCGCGCACCCTGATCCGCGACACCAGCCATCCCAATCTTAAACTGCTGCCGGCGTCCACGGCGCAGGCCACACTGGAGCGGAAAATGGTGGGCGTGGAAGGCATGGGGTTGATCATTTCCAAGTCCCTGGCGCATCTGTGGGACGATTTCGATTACGCTTTTCTGGATAACACGCCGGTGCTCGGCGTACTGCTCATCAATGCGCTGGCGGCCTGCCAGCATATTCTGATACCGGTGCAGACTGAATTTCTGGCGTTAAAGGGTCTGGAGCGCATGCTGCATACCCTTGGCATGGTAATGAAGAGCCAAAAGAATCCGCTTTCCTATACCGTCATACCCACGATGTTCGACCGTCGTACTCATGCGTCAGTGCAGACCTTTCGCACTCTGCGGCATCAGTATGGCGACGTGGTATGGCGCTATGCGATTCCAGTGGACACCAAATTCCGCGACGCCAGCCGGGCGGGCGTGATTCCTTCCGTGTATGACGCCGCCACCCATGGTGTGCGCGGCTACGAAAAACTGTTGCATGACCTGTTGGAAGCCAACGTGGGGTTCAATCCGCCGTCTCAAGCCCAGGCGGGCGGAGCGGCGTAA
- a CDS encoding MinD/ParA family protein: protein MSKVHPVQVIAVTGGKGGVGKSNVSINLSLALADLGRRVVLLDADLGLANIDVLLGVTASRNIGDVLAGDCTLREVMIEGPGGIKIVPASSGTQHLTHLSPLEHAGLINAFSDISDDLDVLVIDTAAGISEQVLSFVRAAQEALVVVCDEPTSITDAYAVIKLLNKNHDMYRFRVLANMVRSEQEGRHLFGKLSKVTERFLEVALQYVGSIPFDEAVRKAVQRQRPVYEAYPRAKASLAFRQLAQKVDNWPLPTAPRGNLEFFVERLVHS from the coding sequence ATGAGTAAAGTACATCCGGTTCAAGTTATTGCAGTCACCGGAGGAAAGGGGGGTGTCGGCAAGAGCAATGTTTCCATAAATCTGTCCCTCGCGTTAGCGGATTTGGGACGTCGCGTGGTGCTGCTGGATGCGGACCTCGGACTGGCGAATATTGATGTGTTGCTCGGCGTCACCGCCTCGCGCAATATCGGGGATGTGCTGGCGGGGGATTGCACCCTGCGGGAAGTCATGATCGAAGGCCCGGGCGGAATAAAGATCGTCCCGGCCTCATCCGGCACCCAGCATCTTACTCATCTGTCTCCTCTTGAACACGCGGGCTTGATTAACGCCTTTAGCGACATCAGCGACGATCTGGACGTACTGGTCATCGACACGGCGGCGGGGATCTCCGAACAAGTGCTCTCCTTCGTGCGCGCGGCGCAGGAAGCCCTGGTGGTGGTGTGCGACGAGCCTACCTCCATTACCGACGCCTATGCCGTCATCAAGCTGCTCAACAAGAACCACGATATGTACCGCTTCCGGGTGCTCGCCAACATGGTTCGCTCCGAGCAGGAAGGGCGGCATTTGTTCGGTAAATTATCCAAGGTCACCGAACGCTTTTTGGAAGTTGCGCTACAATATGTAGGAAGCATTCCATTTGACGAAGCCGTACGCAAAGCGGTGCAACGGCAGCGTCCTGTGTACGAAGCCTACCCGCGCGCCAAAGCGTCGCTGGCGTTCCGCCAACTGGCGCAGAAGGTGGACAACTGGCCGTTGCCGACGGCGCCGAGAGGCAATCTGGAATTCTTTGTGGAGCGTCTGGTGCACAGTTAG
- a CDS encoding protein phosphatase CheZ has translation MTNEQQPPSSSQEDIEARLSEQAASLMEHVSKGDFGEALRVISDLNDTRDRTLYHEVGKLTRSLHEAIRNFNIDMGNVKMNQQEEMSKIADASDRLSYVVDMTNKAANKTMDMVEASMPVAVEMKQEAHELKEAWGRLRRREMDPSEFRELYKRIDKFLVDLAANSDKVYTNLSEILLAQDFQDLTGQVINKVTGLVKEVEVNLVKLVAMAGKVDRITGIQHEVKAEEESITKGHGPQIQTEGRSDVVASQDDVDDLLSSLGF, from the coding sequence ATGACCAATGAACAGCAGCCACCATCCTCCTCCCAAGAGGACATCGAGGCGCGCTTGAGCGAGCAGGCGGCGAGCTTGATGGAGCACGTCAGCAAGGGGGACTTTGGCGAAGCGTTGCGGGTAATTTCCGACCTTAATGACACTCGGGACCGTACGCTGTACCACGAAGTGGGCAAGTTGACCCGTTCGTTGCACGAAGCCATACGCAATTTCAATATCGACATGGGCAATGTGAAGATGAATCAGCAGGAGGAAATGTCGAAGATCGCCGACGCCTCCGATCGTCTCTCCTATGTGGTCGATATGACCAACAAAGCCGCCAACAAAACCATGGATATGGTGGAAGCGAGTATGCCCGTGGCGGTGGAAATGAAGCAGGAGGCCCATGAGCTGAAGGAAGCATGGGGTCGACTGCGGCGGCGGGAAATGGATCCTTCGGAATTCCGCGAGCTGTACAAGCGTATTGATAAGTTTTTGGTGGATCTGGCCGCCAACAGCGACAAAGTGTACACCAATCTGTCGGAAATACTGTTGGCCCAGGACTTTCAGGACCTTACCGGACAGGTCATCAATAAGGTCACCGGTCTGGTCAAGGAAGTGGAAGTGAATCTGGTCAAGCTGGTCGCCATGGCTGGCAAAGTTGACCGCATAACAGGCATTCAGCATGAGGTGAAGGCCGAAGAAGAGTCTATTACAAAAGGGCACGGCCCGCAGATCCAGACCGAAGGACGCTCAGATGTCGTCGCCAGCCAGGACGACGTGGACGACCTTCTTTCCAGCCTTGGTTTCTGA
- the cheB gene encoding chemotaxis response regulator protein-glutamate methylesterase → MALKVLVVDDSGFFRRRLCEILNSISDVDVVGTASNGREGVEMALKLKPDVITMDYEMPVMDGITAVKEIMRVQPTPVLMFSSLTYEGARVTFDALEAGAVDFLPKSFEAMSGDASKIKRLLHDRIKEVSRAKYRMSGASAPASELAKPAPPTPVREPSKPAAPTPRAAEARAKAPPAKPEPKVEPKPEVKAAKSRRTPRQDYKVVLIGTSTGGPVALQKILTRLPGAFPAPLVLVQHMPASFTPAFAERLNRLSQLSVKQAENGEILKPGWAYIAPGGKQTLIERVGAQARVKILDGDERLHYKPCVDVTFGSCAKMFPGKVLGVILTGMGADGREGCRMLKESGSVVWSQDEATSVIYGMPMAVATAGLSDEVLALDEFAPRLIDGVG, encoded by the coding sequence ATGGCCTTAAAGGTCCTGGTAGTAGATGATTCGGGATTTTTCAGACGTCGCCTTTGCGAGATCCTGAACTCCATAAGCGATGTCGATGTCGTCGGCACGGCCAGCAATGGCCGCGAAGGCGTGGAGATGGCGCTAAAACTGAAACCCGACGTCATCACCATGGACTATGAGATGCCGGTCATGGACGGCATTACCGCGGTCAAGGAAATCATGCGGGTTCAGCCCACGCCGGTGTTGATGTTTTCTTCTCTTACCTACGAAGGCGCCCGAGTGACCTTTGACGCTCTGGAAGCGGGCGCGGTGGATTTTCTGCCGAAGAGCTTCGAGGCGATGTCCGGCGACGCCTCCAAGATCAAGCGCCTGCTGCACGATCGTATTAAAGAAGTTTCACGCGCCAAATATCGTATGTCCGGGGCCTCCGCTCCGGCGTCGGAACTGGCCAAACCCGCGCCCCCGACGCCTGTACGCGAGCCGTCCAAGCCCGCCGCGCCCACGCCGCGCGCTGCAGAGGCGCGCGCCAAGGCGCCGCCAGCCAAACCGGAGCCGAAGGTAGAGCCAAAACCGGAAGTGAAGGCGGCGAAATCCCGGCGCACGCCGCGTCAGGACTATAAAGTGGTGCTGATTGGCACTTCCACCGGCGGTCCAGTGGCGCTGCAAAAAATTCTCACCCGCTTACCAGGCGCGTTCCCTGCGCCACTGGTGCTGGTGCAGCATATGCCGGCCTCCTTTACGCCGGCGTTTGCCGAACGTCTGAATCGTCTGTCGCAACTGTCCGTCAAACAGGCGGAGAACGGTGAGATTCTCAAGCCTGGATGGGCCTACATTGCGCCCGGCGGTAAACAGACGCTGATTGAGCGCGTTGGCGCCCAGGCGCGGGTCAAGATTCTCGACGGCGACGAGCGACTCCACTACAAACCCTGCGTGGACGTTACTTTTGGCTCCTGCGCCAAGATGTTTCCCGGCAAAGTATTGGGCGTCATCCTGACCGGTATGGGGGCGGATGGCCGCGAAGGCTGCCGCATGCTGAAAGAGAGTGGTTCTGTGGTCTGGTCCCAGGATGAGGCGACCAGTGTGATTTATGGTATGCCGATGGCGGTGGCCACCGCCGGTCTGTCGGATGAAGTTTTAGCCTTGGATGAATTTGCGCCGCGGTTGATTGACGGTGTCGGATAA
- a CDS encoding flagellar motor protein: MDLLSIVGVLIALVAIIGGNMIEGGDVSSLLNLPAALIVVGGTFGAIVLQHSGKVLKRSFKQFIWVFLPPYISFEDGIQKVISWSMVARKEGLLGLESVAEKERDPFSRKGLQLLVDGAEPESIRNIMELELNSRELRELDASKVYEAMGGYAPTLGILGAVLGLIQVMSHLEDPSMLGPGIATAFVATIYGVALANLFYFPIANKLKGIVHEQSLLREMMIEGIVGIAEGENPKAIELKLKGFLQ; this comes from the coding sequence ATGGACTTACTCAGCATCGTGGGCGTCCTGATCGCCCTGGTGGCGATCATCGGCGGCAACATGATCGAAGGCGGCGATGTTTCCTCCTTACTGAATCTGCCCGCAGCCCTCATTGTCGTGGGTGGCACATTCGGCGCTATCGTGCTGCAACATTCCGGCAAAGTGTTGAAGCGCTCCTTCAAGCAGTTCATCTGGGTCTTCCTCCCTCCCTATATCAGTTTTGAAGACGGCATTCAGAAAGTGATTTCCTGGAGTATGGTGGCTCGTAAGGAAGGCTTGCTGGGGTTGGAGTCCGTGGCGGAAAAAGAACGCGATCCCTTTTCCCGCAAAGGGCTGCAACTGCTGGTGGACGGCGCGGAGCCGGAATCCATCCGCAACATTATGGAGCTGGAGCTTAACAGTCGCGAGCTGCGGGAGCTGGACGCCAGTAAAGTATATGAAGCCATGGGCGGTTACGCGCCCACCTTGGGGATTCTGGGCGCTGTACTTGGGTTGATTCAGGTTATGAGCCATTTGGAGGATCCCTCCATGCTGGGTCCTGGCATCGCTACGGCGTTTGTCGCCACTATCTACGGGGTCGCGCTGGCTAACCTGTTCTACTTTCCCATCGCCAATAAACTGAAAGGCATTGTTCACGAGCAATCGCTGTTGCGGGAAATGATGATTGAGGGCATCGTCGGCATTGCTGAAGGGGAGAATCCCAAAGCGATAGAATTGAAGCTGAAAGGGTTTCTGCAATGA
- the motD gene encoding flagellar motor protein MotD — protein MRKRRRNREESHNHERWLVSYADFITLLFAFFVVMYSVSSVNEGKYKVLSETLEGVFNATQRSVNPIQVGQQTAAPPQSDSPAIQPFDSPESQPGETTEEQAGERLQEIANRFNYRLKGLIGQGMVSINENDNWIELSLRNNLLFNSGDAVPVDAAFNLIDGIAGILKDYPNAILVEGFTDNVPIRSSVYPSNWELSSARSAAVARLLIIGGVDPRRLAAVGYGEYQPVARNDTSEGRQRNRRVVLLVAKDAKVRLTMRR, from the coding sequence ATGAGAAAGCGCCGCCGCAACCGAGAAGAATCCCATAACCACGAACGCTGGCTGGTGTCCTATGCGGACTTCATTACGTTGCTGTTCGCATTTTTCGTGGTGATGTACTCAGTTTCCTCCGTCAACGAAGGCAAATACAAAGTCCTGTCTGAAACGCTGGAAGGGGTTTTCAACGCCACGCAGCGCAGTGTCAATCCCATTCAGGTTGGACAACAGACCGCGGCGCCTCCACAAAGCGATTCGCCTGCGATACAACCTTTCGACAGTCCGGAAAGCCAGCCTGGCGAGACGACGGAAGAGCAGGCCGGAGAGCGCTTGCAGGAAATCGCCAATCGCTTTAACTACCGGTTAAAAGGGTTGATTGGGCAAGGCATGGTGTCGATTAACGAAAACGACAACTGGATCGAGTTGTCCTTGCGCAACAATTTACTGTTCAACAGTGGCGACGCCGTGCCGGTGGACGCTGCGTTCAATCTGATCGACGGCATCGCCGGTATTCTCAAGGACTATCCCAACGCCATCTTGGTGGAAGGCTTCACCGACAACGTGCCCATTCGTAGCTCGGTGTATCCCTCCAACTGGGAACTGTCCTCCGCGCGTTCAGCGGCGGTAGCGCGCTTGTTGATTATCGGCGGCGTTGATCCCCGGCGTTTGGCGGCGGTGGGATACGGCGAATATCAGCCGGTCGCCCGTAACGATACGTCGGAGGGGCGGCAAAGAAACCGTCGGGTGGTTTTGTTGGTGGCCAAGGACGCTAAAGTTCGTCTCACCATGCGGCGCTGA